The Pontibacillus halophilus JSM 076056 = DSM 19796 genome has a segment encoding these proteins:
- a CDS encoding stage V sporulation protein AE: MRKKVIVITDGDEYARRAIRHIASELGGTSLDDLAGNPTRATKEEIIKGIERATSEPVFVLVDDAGVSGIGAGESILLQIATHPSVDIIGALAVASHTKFREWSRFDFSIDLDGNLVPFGVDKEGVPELDVDRISGDTVYALDQLTIPTIVAIGDIGKMRGRDDIKYGAPVTKRAIELILERDEQHGAASTGNADSIQT; the protein is encoded by the coding sequence ATGAGGAAGAAAGTCATTGTCATTACGGATGGAGATGAATACGCAAGGAGAGCCATCCGCCACATTGCGAGTGAGCTCGGAGGAACGAGTCTAGACGACTTAGCGGGTAATCCTACCCGTGCTACGAAAGAAGAGATAATTAAAGGCATTGAACGGGCAACATCTGAGCCTGTGTTCGTCCTAGTTGACGATGCGGGCGTATCTGGGATTGGAGCGGGGGAGTCCATCTTGTTACAAATTGCGACTCATCCGTCTGTCGACATTATTGGAGCATTAGCGGTTGCCTCTCATACGAAATTTAGAGAGTGGTCAAGATTCGATTTCTCAATCGATCTAGATGGGAATCTCGTTCCATTTGGTGTGGACAAAGAGGGGGTTCCAGAACTTGATGTAGACAGAATTAGCGGAGATACGGTCTATGCACTCGACCAATTAACCATTCCGACGATAGTAGCGATTGGAGATATTGGTAAGATGCGAGGACGGGATGATATTAAATATGGGGCTCCTGTGACGAAGCGGGCAATTGAGCTCATATTAGAAAGGGATGAACAACATGGGGCAGCAAGTACAGGAAACGCCGATTCCATCCAAACTTAA
- the spoVAE gene encoding stage V sporulation protein AE codes for MIYLWAFLVGGGICVVGQIMLDVFKLTPAHVMSSFVVIGAILDGFDLYDKLIEFAGAGATVPITSFGHSLLHGAMEQADEKGFIGIAVGIFHLTSAGIASAILFGFLVAIFFKPKG; via the coding sequence ATGATTTATTTGTGGGCGTTTCTAGTAGGTGGAGGGATATGCGTTGTCGGACAAATCATGTTGGATGTATTTAAACTGACTCCTGCACATGTGATGAGCTCGTTCGTTGTCATTGGAGCCATATTAGATGGATTTGATTTATACGACAAGCTTATTGAATTCGCTGGGGCAGGTGCGACTGTCCCGATTACAAGCTTTGGACACTCCTTATTGCACGGGGCGATGGAACAGGCGGATGAGAAAGGATTCATCGGCATTGCTGTTGGAATCTTTCACTTGACCTCGGCTGGAATCGCTTCTGCCATCTTATTTGGATTTCTCGTCGCCATTTTCTTTAAACCGAAAGGATGA
- the spoVAD gene encoding stage V sporulation protein AD, with translation MTKQGKQSWYFENGVYIQETGTSVGPKEADGPLKDTFDVTHSELHCGADNWELAERKLMDEAIHHCLDKAGVTKEDVDLFLAGDLLNQNVTSNFVARNFDVPFLCMFGACSTSMETLAVGSALVNSGYVNQAMASVSSHNATAERQFRYPTEYGGQKPKTATTTVTGAGAALISRTKSDIRVEGATIGRVMDYGTKDPFDMGSAMAPAAYDTIKAHFEDFDRVPTDYDLIATGDLSAVGSPIVKDMLKEDGYDVNGIHNDCGLMIYTSDQNVLAGGSGCACSAVVTYGHLLNQLRAGKYKKILVVATGSLHSPTMVQQKETIPTIAHGVVLVREEEAK, from the coding sequence ATGACTAAACAAGGAAAACAAAGCTGGTATTTCGAAAATGGTGTATACATTCAGGAGACAGGCACCTCAGTTGGACCAAAAGAGGCTGATGGACCGCTTAAGGATACGTTCGATGTGACGCATAGCGAACTTCATTGTGGAGCTGACAACTGGGAATTGGCGGAACGTAAATTAATGGATGAAGCCATTCATCATTGTTTAGACAAAGCAGGTGTGACGAAAGAGGATGTAGATTTATTTCTCGCAGGAGACTTGTTAAACCAAAATGTGACCTCAAACTTCGTTGCACGAAATTTCGATGTGCCTTTTCTCTGCATGTTCGGAGCATGTTCCACTTCGATGGAAACATTGGCAGTGGGAAGTGCATTAGTAAATAGTGGGTATGTCAATCAAGCAATGGCTTCTGTGAGTAGTCATAATGCGACAGCTGAACGTCAGTTTCGTTATCCAACTGAGTATGGAGGACAAAAACCGAAAACAGCAACTACAACCGTAACAGGCGCAGGTGCTGCATTAATCTCTAGAACGAAATCTGACATACGAGTTGAAGGTGCAACAATCGGACGCGTCATGGATTATGGCACGAAGGACCCCTTTGATATGGGTTCTGCTATGGCTCCAGCAGCGTACGACACCATTAAAGCACATTTCGAGGATTTCGACCGAGTTCCTACCGATTACGATTTAATTGCTACAGGTGATTTGTCAGCTGTCGGAAGTCCAATTGTGAAGGATATGCTGAAAGAAGATGGATACGATGTAAATGGTATTCATAACGATTGTGGACTAATGATTTATACGAGTGATCAGAATGTTCTCGCCGGCGGTAGCGGGTGTGCATGTTCAGCCGTTGTCACTTATGGGCACCTGTTAAACCAATTGAGAGCAGGTAAATACAAGAAGATACTTGTCGTTGCGACGGGTTCCTTGCACAGTCCTACGATGGTCCAGCAGAAGGAAACGATTCCAACCATTGCCCATGGCGTTGTTCTTGTACGAGAGGAGGAAGCGAAATGA
- the spoVAC gene encoding stage V sporulation protein AC has product MSEKFNQEQYSKTVSHYQPKPNYVWNCVKAFLVGGFICIIGQGLTDFYINVFDYSKEDAGNPTVTTLILISALLTGFGVYDRIGQFAGAGSAVPVTGFANSITSAALEHKSEGLVLGVATNMFKLAGSVIVFGVTAAYVVGMIRYLFQSVF; this is encoded by the coding sequence ATGAGTGAAAAGTTTAATCAAGAACAGTATTCAAAAACGGTTTCGCATTATCAACCAAAGCCAAATTACGTATGGAACTGTGTAAAGGCGTTTCTAGTAGGTGGATTTATTTGCATCATTGGTCAGGGGTTAACGGATTTCTATATAAACGTATTTGACTATAGTAAAGAGGATGCTGGCAACCCGACTGTGACGACGCTCATTCTAATTTCAGCGTTATTGACAGGGTTTGGTGTCTACGACCGAATCGGTCAGTTCGCAGGAGCTGGATCAGCCGTCCCTGTAACGGGTTTCGCGAATTCCATTACAAGTGCTGCGCTTGAGCATAAGAGTGAAGGACTCGTGCTTGGCGTCGCGACGAACATGTTCAAGCTAGCGGGGTCGGTCATCGTATTTGGGGTGACGGCTGCCTATGTCGTAGGCATGATTCGTTACCTATTCCAGTCGGTATTCTAG
- a CDS encoding stage V sporulation protein AB, producing MRAIEILIGLAGGLAVGAGFVAFLTVLGIIPRLIQLSKSKMFTRAYEVAVITGVLIGTYLSFSDEFISLPNALLVLWGLLHGVFIGMLAAALTEVLNVFPILAKRVGVDGELLWLLMAIVFGKIAGSLFQWTIFVQ from the coding sequence ATGAGGGCAATTGAAATTCTAATTGGATTAGCAGGAGGGCTTGCGGTTGGGGCTGGCTTCGTGGCTTTTTTAACGGTACTTGGCATAATTCCGCGTCTCATTCAACTAAGTAAGAGCAAGATGTTTACACGAGCCTATGAAGTTGCCGTCATTACTGGAGTTCTAATCGGCACATACTTATCCTTTTCTGATGAATTTATCTCGTTACCAAACGCGTTGTTAGTGCTGTGGGGACTGTTGCATGGTGTGTTCATTGGCATGCTGGCAGCAGCGTTGACGGAGGTATTGAATGTCTTTCCCATCTTAGCGAAGCGGGTTGGAGTAGATGGAGAGCTGCTTTGGCTATTAATGGCGATTGTATTTGGAAAGATTGCCGGCTCTTTGTTTCAGTGGACAATCTTTGTACAGTAG
- a CDS encoding stage V sporulation protein AA — protein MSHQPVYLRMNYKIEANAGSPIRLKDIAKLSGERKLVQELKEIQLHTVTKEDRSLVILDVFNVIVELQKRFPEADFQPLGPGQTIVVIKQAKKKPSILIVLVIWVLLFIGAAMAIMNFHFDVSMEAVHQRIYYLLTGEEVNHPLWIQIPYSIGLGIGMILFFNHLFKKRINEEPSPLEVELFKYEQDLDSYVTYYENPHNRRDPDDEGN, from the coding sequence ATGTCGCATCAACCCGTTTATCTTCGCATGAACTATAAAATTGAGGCGAATGCTGGGTCGCCTATACGGTTAAAGGATATCGCCAAACTTTCTGGTGAGCGAAAGTTGGTTCAAGAGCTGAAGGAAATCCAACTACACACCGTGACAAAGGAAGACCGAAGCCTTGTCATTCTTGATGTGTTCAACGTCATTGTTGAACTGCAAAAGCGATTCCCAGAAGCGGATTTTCAGCCGCTTGGCCCTGGGCAAACCATTGTAGTCATCAAGCAAGCGAAGAAAAAGCCATCCATACTTATCGTGCTCGTAATTTGGGTGCTGTTATTTATTGGCGCAGCAATGGCAATTATGAATTTTCATTTTGATGTGTCAATGGAAGCTGTTCATCAGCGGATTTATTACTTGTTGACAGGAGAAGAAGTGAATCATCCACTTTGGATTCAAATTCCTTATTCAATCGGGCTTGGAATTGGGATGATTCTATTCTTTAATCATCTCTTTAAGAAGCGAATTAATGAAGAGCCAAGTCCTCTTGAAGTGGAACTATTTAAATACGAACAAGACCTAGATTCCTACGTTACTTATTACGAAAATCCTCATAACAGGCGTGATCCCGATGATGAGGGCAATTGA
- the sigF gene encoding RNA polymerase sporulation sigma factor SigF produces MDVELKQQSKQEQLSDEEVKRYIRMSQDGDVDARNLLVEKNMRLVWSVVQRFLNRGYDPDDLFQIGCIGLLKSVDKFDLSYDVKFSTYAVPMIIGEIQRFIRDDGSVKVSRSLKEIGNKIRKKKDEMTKSLGRTPTVQEIAESLEITAEEVVLAQEAAKSPHSIHETVYENDGDPITLLDQIADQDTKWFDKIALQEAIRTLDERERLIIYLRYYKDQTQSDVAERLGISQVQVSRLEKKILSHIKGQMNE; encoded by the coding sequence ATGGACGTGGAATTGAAACAACAGAGTAAGCAGGAGCAGTTATCTGATGAAGAGGTCAAGCGTTACATTCGGATGAGTCAAGATGGGGATGTTGATGCCCGCAATTTGCTGGTCGAGAAGAACATGCGTCTTGTCTGGTCTGTTGTACAACGATTTCTAAATAGAGGATACGATCCTGATGATCTGTTCCAAATCGGTTGTATCGGGTTGTTGAAGTCGGTCGATAAATTCGATCTGTCCTATGATGTTAAGTTTAGTACGTATGCAGTGCCGATGATTATTGGTGAGATTCAACGATTTATCCGAGATGATGGCAGTGTGAAAGTCAGCCGCTCGTTAAAGGAAATCGGCAATAAGATTCGTAAGAAGAAGGACGAAATGACCAAATCTTTAGGGCGTACGCCGACTGTTCAAGAAATCGCAGAGTCGCTTGAGATTACAGCTGAAGAAGTTGTACTCGCGCAAGAAGCAGCGAAGTCTCCACATTCCATTCACGAGACCGTGTATGAGAATGATGGAGACCCGATTACCCTCCTTGATCAAATTGCAGACCAGGATACAAAGTGGTTTGACAAGATTGCGCTTCAAGAAGCCATTCGGACGCTCGATGAACGTGAACGGTTAATTATCTACTTACGTTACTATAAAGACCAGACTCAATCAGATGTGGCAGAACGTCTTGGCATTTCTCAAGTTCAAGTTTCGCGTTTAGAGAAGAAAATACTGTCCCATATTAAGGGTCAAATGAATGAATAA
- the spoIIAB gene encoding anti-sigma F factor → MRRNEMHLQFSSLSSNESFARVAVASFITQLDPTMDELTEVKTVVSEAVTNAIIHGYEGNPEGMVHIDSVIEDDKFELEIRDFGVGIEDVEEAKQPLFTSKPELERSGMGFTIMENFMDEVHVESNRGEGTTVRLVKHLTKSQTLCK, encoded by the coding sequence ATGAGAAGGAATGAGATGCACCTACAGTTTTCAAGCTTAAGTTCCAATGAGTCATTCGCGCGAGTAGCGGTGGCGTCATTCATCACTCAACTCGACCCAACGATGGATGAGTTGACAGAAGTAAAGACGGTCGTATCAGAAGCTGTTACAAATGCGATTATTCACGGGTATGAAGGGAATCCAGAGGGCATGGTTCACATCGATTCAGTCATCGAAGACGATAAATTTGAACTTGAAATTCGAGACTTCGGTGTAGGGATTGAGGATGTAGAAGAAGCAAAGCAACCTTTGTTTACATCGAAACCTGAATTAGAGCGCTCTGGGATGGGCTTTACCATCATGGAGAATTTCATGGATGAAGTACATGTGGAGTCAAATCGCGGAGAAGGAACAACGGTTCGCTTAGTCAAGCACCTGACAAAAAGCCAAACCTTATGTAAGTAA
- the spoIIAA gene encoding anti-sigma F factor antagonist, producing the protein MSLSVHFEMKQHVLLVRLTGELDHHEAEHLRTKWQEIIRQKSVQHIILNLESLSFMDSSGLGVILGRYKEVKQNGGEMVVCSISEPVKRLFDMSGLFKIVRLEENEQFALETLGVAS; encoded by the coding sequence GTGAGTCTTTCCGTACACTTTGAGATGAAGCAGCATGTTCTGCTTGTCCGCCTTACCGGTGAACTTGACCATCATGAGGCGGAGCACTTACGAACAAAATGGCAAGAGATTATACGGCAGAAGTCTGTCCAGCATATCATCTTGAACCTAGAGTCATTATCCTTTATGGATAGTTCTGGTCTTGGTGTCATTCTTGGACGGTATAAAGAAGTAAAGCAGAACGGGGGAGAGATGGTCGTTTGCTCCATTTCTGAACCTGTGAAGCGATTGTTCGATATGTCAGGGCTGTTTAAGATTGTCCGTTTAGAAGAGAACGAGCAGTTTGCACTCGAAACGTTGGGGGTGGCTTCCTAA
- a CDS encoding D-alanyl-D-alanine carboxypeptidase family protein: protein MKKVMLLVTATVLFLTVYAPVTFARENTVDLANSSKSAVLIERDTGQILYNKDSDQELPPASMTKIMTMILIMEELDQGKIKMDEKVRTSEYAASMGGSQIFLEAGEEMTVEELLKGIAVASGNDASVAMAERISGSEPEFVKMMNEKVDELGLTGTKFQNATGLPAKDHYSTAYDMAMMAKELLKHEEITKFTSVYDDYLRKGTEDEFWLVNTNKLVKFYEGVDGLKTGFTQEAKYCLTATAKKDDMRVIAVVMGAESPKDRNADVTAMLDYAFNQYETEAMFERDELVDQLKFFKADRDVANVVTGESVSILHKKGEKLDDVKAEVVYDKDLALPIEKGAKVGTLVISSKGKTLSQTSLVVQEELNEAGVWTLFKRSMKEMVKQR from the coding sequence ATGAAGAAAGTAATGCTTCTTGTAACGGCAACAGTTCTATTTTTGACGGTGTATGCGCCAGTTACATTTGCGCGTGAGAATACAGTAGATTTAGCGAATTCCTCGAAGTCGGCTGTCCTCATCGAGCGTGATACAGGTCAAATTCTTTACAACAAAGACTCAGATCAAGAGCTACCACCTGCGAGTATGACGAAGATTATGACGATGATTCTCATCATGGAAGAACTTGACCAAGGCAAGATCAAAATGGATGAGAAGGTTCGAACAAGTGAATATGCTGCTTCCATGGGAGGATCCCAAATCTTCCTTGAAGCGGGAGAAGAAATGACGGTCGAAGAATTGTTGAAAGGGATTGCGGTTGCCTCTGGTAATGATGCATCTGTTGCGATGGCAGAGCGGATTTCAGGCAGTGAACCTGAATTTGTCAAAATGATGAATGAGAAAGTAGATGAGCTAGGGCTAACGGGTACGAAGTTTCAAAATGCGACAGGGCTTCCAGCAAAAGACCACTATAGCACAGCGTATGACATGGCGATGATGGCAAAAGAACTGTTAAAGCATGAAGAAATTACGAAATTCACGAGTGTGTATGATGACTATCTACGTAAAGGCACAGAGGATGAGTTCTGGTTAGTCAACACGAATAAGCTTGTGAAGTTCTATGAAGGTGTAGACGGCTTGAAGACAGGCTTTACACAAGAAGCAAAATATTGTCTAACGGCTACAGCCAAGAAGGATGATATGCGTGTAATCGCAGTCGTTATGGGAGCAGAATCCCCTAAAGATCGGAATGCGGATGTAACGGCTATGCTTGATTACGCCTTTAATCAATATGAAACAGAAGCGATGTTCGAACGTGATGAACTTGTCGATCAACTCAAGTTCTTCAAAGCAGACCGTGACGTTGCAAATGTTGTGACAGGCGAATCTGTGTCGATTCTCCATAAAAAAGGTGAAAAATTAGATGATGTGAAAGCTGAAGTCGTCTACGACAAAGACCTTGCGCTTCCAATCGAAAAAGGCGCTAAAGTTGGAACGCTTGTCATATCAAGTAAAGGGAAAACGCTATCACAAACGAGCCTTGTTGTGCAAGAAGAGTTGAATGAGGCGGGAGTATGGACTTTATTTAAACGTTCCATGAAAGAGATGGTGAAACAACGCTAA
- a CDS encoding diphthine--ammonia ligase — protein sequence MKNVVVSFSGGKDSCLAVYELLKQGYTVSCLFTTVHEDGSIAHDESLPLLKAQANAMKLPLYLVTTSMKTYREDIMKQLSTLQERYELDAIAFGDLYLEEHRAFGEGVAADAHLEALYPLWTTRNNASKWLDTHIEAGFEAYVVKVDPNYLSEEWLGRNLDSNFQEDLKETTICPMGEKGEYHTFVYNGPLFKKPLAVCKGEATVKDYGIRLSLTLKE from the coding sequence ATGAAGAATGTAGTCGTATCGTTCAGTGGAGGGAAGGATAGCTGTCTAGCGGTGTATGAGCTCTTGAAACAAGGCTATACAGTCAGTTGCTTGTTCACGACCGTGCACGAAGACGGAAGTATCGCCCATGACGAATCCCTTCCACTTCTTAAAGCACAAGCGAATGCAATGAAGCTCCCCCTTTATTTAGTTACAACGTCTATGAAGACATATCGGGAAGACATCATGAAACAGCTCAGTACGTTACAAGAACGCTATGAGCTTGACGCCATCGCTTTTGGCGACCTATATTTAGAAGAACATCGAGCGTTTGGCGAAGGGGTGGCGGCAGATGCTCATCTAGAAGCCCTCTATCCGCTATGGACGACACGTAATAACGCTTCAAAGTGGCTCGATACGCATATCGAAGCAGGCTTCGAAGCATACGTCGTGAAAGTAGACCCGAATTACTTATCAGAAGAATGGCTAGGAAGAAATCTCGACAGCAACTTCCAGGAAGACCTAAAGGAAACGACCATTTGTCCAATGGGTGAGAAGGGAGAGTATCATACATTTGTCTATAACGGTCCCCTATTCAAGAAGCCACTAGCAGTCTGTAAAGGGGAGGCTACCGTGAAAGATTATGGAATTCGATTGTCATTAACACTGAAGGAATAG